GGTTCAGCACCCGGTGCAGTAATGCCTCTGGTGAGCGATGCATTCCCGGTTTCGGGCCCCGGCAGTTTAAATGCCGGCCCGCCTCCGTTTCCCGTAAATCTTGTCCAGTACTGGTGGGTTGTACCAATAGCCCTGATTATTTCAGCTGCTGCTGGCATCTGGTACGAGCGGAAACGGAAACGAACGGGGACGGATAACGATGAGCGTGAAGGAAATCTTGGGGGCAATACAACGGTCGTGAAAAAAACCGTACCGTCAGCCCGGGATGATTCGGAGGGACTCCACCATTACGCTGCCCACCTGCCACCTGCCCTGGAGAAAAAATATCCCGGGGCGGAATATCTTGCTGAAGGAGGAGCATGCCGGGTCTTCCGTGCATGGGATCCGGTAGAGGGGCGGGATGTTGCTGTCAAAGTACCAATCAGGTTTGATGAGGTTACCGGCACGCAGTTCACCAAGGAACTCCACGTCTGGCAGAGTCTCCACCACCCGAATATCGTTGAAATTTATGCTGCCAACATCTTTCCGGTTCCCTACATAGAGATGCAATATGTAGAATCATCTCTTGCTTCCATGAAATTCCCCTTGGAACAAAAAACGACAATTGCTATCGTTAAGGGAGTGGCGCAGGGCCTCCAGTACGCCCACGAGCAGGGAATTGCTCACCGGGATATAAAACCCGGAAATGTACTCATCGCGCCTGATGGCACGGCGAAAATCACGGACTGGGGACTGGCAAAGGCAGAAGGGACCAAGCAGTCGGGTATCATCGGGTTCTCACTTGAATATGCAGCACCCGAACAACTGGCACCAAATATTTACGGAGAGCCGGGGATATGGACCGATATATACCAGCTCGGCGTCCTTTTCTACGAAATGTCAACCGGAGAGGTTCCATTCAAAGGAGGTGGCATGGGAGAAGTGACACACGCTATCCTTCACGACAATCCGCCACTGTTCTCACGGTCCGGCCCGGGCTCAGCGGAGATCGGGGCCATTATTCTGCGATGCATGAAGAAACACCCGCAGGACCGGTACCAGTCAGTATCGGAGATCATAGGGGATCTTGAGAAGATCCGGTTTTAAACGTTGAGAACGACAATAAAAAGAAAAAATTCCCGTCATGAGAGGGTTCAGGAGCCCGGTTTTTCAGGCTCCTGCACAGGTATACCGGGTTCCGGCATAACACCCAGTTCCAGGTGACGGAACCTGCCGGGGTATCCGGGACCGGTTTGTCATAAACGGTTCGTGGTTTTCATCAGGTGTTATCAGGAGCCTGACGGGGGTGTACCGGACGGCGGAGTTCCCGAGGGGGGTGTACCGGAAGGTCCTGTGCCATCACCGACCGGTGGAGTCCCTGACGGGTGGGTTCCGTTCTTCTGCATTCCTTCCGGAGGTGTTCCTGAGGGTGCACCTGCAGACTGGTTGAACTTGGGTTTGTCACCGCTCTTTGTTGCATCAGAAGTGCCTGATGACGACCCGGATGCAGGCTGGTCAGCTGCAGCTGTTTTCGTTATCTGTGCCTGTGCTGATGCGGAACTGCTGCCGGACTGGGCAGTCGTACTGCCGGAATCCTGCGTACAACCCGTAATCAGGATTCCCGCGATGAGAATTGCTGATGCGATCAGCATCATGATACTGCTCTTTTTCATGGAATTCATCTCCCGAAGTATCACCGGACTGACCATCCCCGGACCTCCCGGAAAAATCCGCAAAAACAACCATCAGGCCGGGGTGTTGTCCGGATCCTGAAAGAGAGCGTG
Above is a window of uncultured Methanoregula sp. DNA encoding:
- a CDS encoding protein kinase, which produces MEKAETANRRRGRLRQAAATTGIVLLLVLIFSVTPVTATVFTYGGNSTYGSLQNIINAANSSDVILVKSGTYAENLTIDRPLIVQAEDPRNPPHLVASGQEAAISLTAKGIVLDGLVLSGNGHYGILVQSDNNQISNVSISGFRQGIRLKSAVNNEFGSNSLVNNTIGIVLDHESQVNAFYLNYLDNPVDVESQSGDTTWSNRPSKYLYEGKMYTGSLGNYWKKYTGSATAVGGIGSVPYPVQQNASSVQDTKDSKSATSSLVDRAPLVNLPAMYTLMGREEQQPGTVPGSAPNSGHGSVPGSVSTMPDSVPTIPGSAPGAVMPLVSDAFPVSGPGSLNAGPPPFPVNLVQYWWVVPIALIISAAAGIWYERKRKRTGTDNDEREGNLGGNTTVVKKTVPSARDDSEGLHHYAAHLPPALEKKYPGAEYLAEGGACRVFRAWDPVEGRDVAVKVPIRFDEVTGTQFTKELHVWQSLHHPNIVEIYAANIFPVPYIEMQYVESSLASMKFPLEQKTTIAIVKGVAQGLQYAHEQGIAHRDIKPGNVLIAPDGTAKITDWGLAKAEGTKQSGIIGFSLEYAAPEQLAPNIYGEPGIWTDIYQLGVLFYEMSTGEVPFKGGGMGEVTHAILHDNPPLFSRSGPGSAEIGAIILRCMKKHPQDRYQSVSEIIGDLEKIRF